In the genome of Streptomyces sp. V2I9, one region contains:
- the tdh gene encoding L-threonine 3-dehydrogenase, which produces MKALVKQKAEPGLWLMDVPEPEYGPTDVLIKVLRTGICGTDLHIRAYDGWAQQAVTTPLILGHEFVGEVAALGSDVADVAVGDLVSGEGHLVCGKCRNCLAGRRHLCRSTIGLGVGRDGAFAEYVVLPASNVWVHRAPVDLDIAAIFDPFGNAVHTALSFPLVGEDVLITGAGPIGIMAAAVAKHAGARNVVITDVSEARLDLARKVGVSLALNVAEHTIADGQQKLGLREGFDIGLEMSGRPEAMREMVANMTHGGRIAMLGLPAEEFAVDWARIVTSMITVKGIYGREMFETWYAMSVLLEGGLDLAPVITGRYGFRDFEAAFDDAASGLGGKVILDWTA; this is translated from the coding sequence GTGAAGGCACTCGTCAAGCAGAAGGCCGAGCCCGGACTGTGGCTGATGGACGTGCCGGAGCCGGAGTACGGCCCCACCGACGTCCTGATCAAGGTCCTGCGCACCGGCATCTGCGGCACCGACCTGCACATCCGCGCCTACGACGGCTGGGCCCAGCAGGCGGTCACCACCCCGCTGATCCTCGGCCACGAGTTCGTGGGCGAGGTCGCCGCGCTCGGTTCCGACGTCGCGGACGTCGCGGTCGGGGACCTGGTCAGCGGCGAGGGCCACCTCGTCTGCGGCAAGTGCCGCAACTGCCTCGCCGGCCGCCGCCACCTCTGCCGCTCCACCATCGGCCTCGGTGTCGGCCGGGACGGGGCGTTCGCGGAGTACGTGGTCCTGCCCGCCTCCAACGTGTGGGTGCACCGGGCCCCCGTCGACCTCGACATCGCGGCGATCTTCGACCCGTTCGGCAACGCCGTGCACACCGCGCTCTCCTTCCCGCTGGTCGGCGAGGACGTCCTCATCACCGGCGCGGGGCCGATCGGCATCATGGCCGCCGCCGTCGCGAAGCACGCCGGGGCCCGCAACGTCGTCATCACCGACGTCAGCGAGGCCCGCCTCGACCTCGCCCGCAAGGTCGGCGTCAGCCTCGCCCTGAACGTCGCGGAGCACACCATCGCCGACGGCCAGCAGAAGCTCGGCCTGCGCGAGGGCTTCGACATCGGCCTGGAGATGTCCGGCCGCCCCGAGGCGATGCGCGAGATGGTCGCCAACATGACGCACGGCGGCCGGATCGCCATGCTCGGCCTGCCCGCCGAGGAGTTCGCCGTCGACTGGGCCCGGATCGTCACCTCGATGATCACCGTCAAGGGCATCTACGGCCGCGAGATGTTCGAGACCTGGTACGCCATGTCCGTCCTGCTGGAGGGCGGCCTCGACCTCGCCCCCGTGATCACCGGCCGGTACGGCTTCCGCGACTTCGAGGCGGCCTTCGACGACGCCGCGAGCGGCCTCGGCGGCAAGGTCATCCTCGACTGGACCGCCTGA
- a CDS encoding LysR family transcriptional regulator, producing MIDARRLRILRAVADHRTVTAAAAALYLTPSAVSQQLAALEQETGHRLVERGARGARLTAAGEILLSHTNLVLAQLERAEAELADYSAGVAGTVTVAAFATGIGLVLAPALTELARTAPGIRVKVQDAEGDASVPMVLDRQVDVAVAVEYRGAPAEDDRRLTRVPLYSEPFDAVLPVDHRLADQDQVAVADLAKDPWIGPYPGNPCHDVVVLACEFAGFAPHLEHSSDDFRAVVALAGADAGVALVPRSALRGMELTGVVVRPVEGSAPTRRVFAAVRQGAEGHPLIRPVLDAMEAVAVRETDLAAGRP from the coding sequence ATGATCGATGCGCGGCGGCTGCGAATCCTCCGTGCGGTGGCCGACCACCGCACGGTGACCGCGGCCGCCGCCGCGTTGTACCTGACGCCCTCCGCCGTCTCCCAGCAGCTCGCCGCCCTGGAGCAGGAGACGGGCCACCGTCTCGTCGAACGCGGGGCGCGCGGGGCGCGGCTCACCGCCGCCGGGGAGATCCTGCTCAGCCACACCAATCTGGTCCTGGCCCAGCTGGAGCGGGCCGAGGCGGAGCTGGCCGACTACAGCGCGGGTGTCGCCGGTACGGTCACGGTCGCCGCGTTCGCCACCGGCATCGGCCTCGTCCTCGCCCCCGCCCTCACCGAGCTGGCCCGCACCGCGCCCGGCATCCGGGTCAAGGTCCAGGACGCCGAGGGCGACGCGAGCGTGCCGATGGTGCTGGACCGGCAGGTCGATGTGGCGGTGGCCGTCGAGTACCGGGGCGCGCCCGCCGAGGACGACCGCCGCCTCACCCGCGTCCCCCTGTACTCGGAGCCGTTCGACGCGGTGCTGCCCGTGGACCACCGGCTCGCGGACCAGGACCAGGTGGCGGTCGCGGACCTCGCCAAGGACCCGTGGATCGGCCCGTACCCCGGCAACCCGTGCCATGACGTGGTGGTCCTGGCCTGCGAGTTCGCCGGGTTCGCCCCCCACCTGGAGCACTCGTCGGACGATTTCCGTGCCGTCGTCGCCCTGGCCGGGGCGGACGCGGGGGTGGCCCTGGTGCCGCGCTCCGCGCTGCGCGGGATGGAGCTGACCGGGGTGGTCGTCCGCCCGGTCGAGGGCAGCGCCCCCACCCGCCGGGTCTTCGCCGCCGTACGCCAGGGGGCCGAGGGCCATCCGCTGATCCGGCCGGTGCTGGACGCGATGGAGGCGGTGGCCGTACGGGAGACGGATCTGGCGGCCGGCAGGCCCTGA
- a CDS encoding VOC family protein encodes MSQIALVTLVVRDYDEAVAFYRDALGFTVAEDTDRGDGSRWVVVRPRGAAPGTGLLLARAKDEAQGAAVGAQTGGRVGFFLHTEDFAADHARMRAAGVRFLEEPRHETYGSVAVFEDLYGNRWDLLQPRTA; translated from the coding sequence ATGTCCCAGATCGCCCTGGTCACCCTGGTTGTCCGCGACTACGACGAGGCGGTCGCGTTCTACCGCGACGCGCTCGGCTTCACGGTGGCCGAGGACACCGACCGGGGCGACGGCTCCCGCTGGGTGGTGGTGCGCCCGCGCGGGGCCGCGCCCGGTACGGGCCTCCTGCTGGCCCGCGCGAAGGACGAGGCGCAGGGTGCGGCGGTGGGGGCGCAGACCGGCGGCCGGGTCGGCTTCTTCCTGCACACCGAGGACTTCGCGGCCGACCACGCGCGGATGCGGGCGGCCGGGGTGCGGTTCCTGGAGGAGCCCCGGCACGAGACGTACGGGTCGGTCGCGGTCTTCGAGGACCTCTACGGCAACCGCTGGGACCTGCTCCAGCCCCGCACCGCCTGA
- a CDS encoding nucleoside/nucleotide kinase family protein, with product MHIVDGTSGGGRAALAERARTLAESGRRALLGIAGPPGAGKSTLAAQLVAALDGRAALVPMDGFHLAAAELARLGRADRKGAPDTFDAAGYAALLRRLRAPDPVHAVYAPAFDRSLEEPVAGALPVGPDVPLVITEGNYLLHDDGPWGEVRGLLDEVWFLDLDPVVRAGRLVDRHVRHGRPRPRAEEWVARSDEANARLVERGRDRADVLVRLTRAEA from the coding sequence ATGCACATCGTGGACGGGACGAGCGGCGGCGGCCGGGCCGCGCTGGCGGAGCGGGCCCGCACGCTCGCGGAGTCCGGACGGCGCGCCCTCCTCGGGATCGCGGGCCCGCCCGGAGCCGGGAAGTCCACCCTCGCGGCACAGCTGGTCGCGGCCCTGGACGGGCGCGCCGCCCTCGTCCCGATGGACGGCTTCCACCTGGCCGCCGCCGAGCTGGCCCGCCTCGGCCGCGCCGACCGCAAGGGCGCGCCCGACACCTTCGACGCGGCCGGGTACGCGGCCCTGCTGCGGAGGCTGCGCGCGCCGGACCCGGTCCACGCGGTCTACGCCCCGGCGTTCGACCGGTCCCTGGAGGAACCGGTCGCGGGCGCCCTCCCGGTGGGGCCGGACGTCCCGCTCGTCATCACCGAGGGCAACTACCTGCTGCACGACGACGGCCCCTGGGGCGAGGTGCGCGGGCTGCTGGACGAGGTGTGGTTCCTGGACCTCGACCCGGTGGTCCGGGCGGGCCGGCTCGTCGACCGCCACGTCCGCCACGGGCGGCCCCGGCCCCGCGCCGAGGAGTGGGTGGCCCGGTCCGACGAGGCCAACGCCCGGCTGGTGGAGCGGGGCCGCGACCGCGCCGATGTGCTCGTGCGGCTGACGCGGGCCGAGGCCTGA
- a CDS encoding aminopeptidase P family protein, whose protein sequence is MSRPSPSAEHSVPPPFTADDYRARMARAAESAAEAGLAGVVVAPGPDLVHLTGYRPVSTERLTLLVLRAGHDPVLVVPTLEAPDAAAATGAPALTLRDWTDGKDPYAVTAPLLDAEGRFGVSDNAWAMHLLGLQRELPGTSYTPLTEALPMLRAVKDAAELERLAAAGAAADATYEEILKVRFSGRRETDVATDLAALLREFGHSQVDFTVVGSGPNGANPHHEAGERTIERGDMVVLDFGGLKHGYGSDTSRTVHVGEPTAEEQRVHDIVREAQAAGCAAVRPGVACQEIDRAARAVITEFGYGDRFIHRTGHGIGVTTHEPPYMIEGEEQPLVPGMCFSVEPGIYLPGRFGVRIEDIVAVTEDGGRRLNTTARELAVVE, encoded by the coding sequence ATGTCCCGCCCCAGCCCGTCCGCCGAGCACTCCGTCCCGCCGCCCTTCACCGCCGACGACTACCGGGCCCGGATGGCGCGGGCCGCCGAGTCCGCCGCCGAGGCCGGACTCGCCGGGGTCGTCGTCGCGCCCGGACCCGACCTCGTCCACCTCACCGGCTACCGCCCCGTGAGCACGGAACGCCTCACCCTCCTCGTCCTGCGGGCCGGCCACGACCCCGTGCTGGTGGTCCCGACGCTGGAGGCCCCCGACGCGGCCGCCGCCACCGGTGCTCCCGCCCTCACCCTGCGGGACTGGACCGACGGCAAGGACCCGTACGCGGTGACCGCTCCCCTGCTGGACGCCGAGGGCCGTTTCGGGGTCAGCGACAATGCCTGGGCGATGCATCTTCTGGGCCTGCAACGGGAGTTGCCCGGCACCTCCTACACCCCGCTCACCGAGGCGCTGCCGATGCTCCGGGCGGTGAAGGACGCCGCCGAGCTGGAACGGCTCGCCGCCGCCGGGGCCGCCGCCGACGCCACGTACGAGGAGATCCTCAAGGTGCGCTTCTCCGGCCGCCGGGAGACCGACGTGGCCACCGACCTCGCCGCACTGCTGCGGGAGTTCGGCCACTCCCAGGTGGACTTCACGGTCGTCGGCTCCGGCCCCAACGGGGCCAACCCGCACCACGAGGCGGGGGAGCGCACCATCGAGCGGGGCGACATGGTCGTCCTCGACTTCGGCGGACTCAAGCACGGTTACGGCTCCGACACCTCCCGTACGGTCCACGTCGGGGAGCCCACCGCCGAGGAGCAGCGGGTCCACGACATCGTCCGCGAGGCCCAGGCGGCGGGCTGCGCCGCCGTGCGGCCCGGCGTCGCCTGCCAGGAGATCGACCGTGCGGCCCGCGCGGTGATCACCGAGTTCGGCTACGGCGACCGGTTCATCCACCGCACCGGCCACGGCATCGGCGTCACCACCCACGAGCCGCCCTACATGATCGAGGGCGAGGAGCAGCCGCTCGTCCCCGGCATGTGCTTCTCCGTGGAGCCGGGCATCTACCTTCCGGGCCGGTTCGGCGTCCGGATCGAGGACATCGTGGCGGTGACCGAGGACGGCGGGCGGCGGCTCAACACCACCGCCCGCGAACTGGCCGTCGTGGAGTAG
- the treZ gene encoding malto-oligosyltrehalose trehalohydrolase, with protein sequence MQFEVWAPGADSVVLEAAEVRSPMERDPGREGWWTAEAEASDGDRYGFRVDDGPLLPDPRSRRQPDGPDGPSAVVDQAAYAWRTAWEGRRLNRAVLYELHVGTYTPEGTFDAAAARLGHLAELGVTHVSLMPVCPFPGVNGWGYEGVSLWAVHEPYGGPEGLKRFVDTAHGLGLGVVLDVVHNHLGPSGNHLPAFGPYFTDTHHTPWGAAVNLDAPGSDEVRAFLLGSALAWLRDYRLDGLRLDAVHALADTRALTFLEELSTAVDALAAEVGRPLGLIAESDLCDPRTTTPRPAGGLGLHAQWNDDFHHALHTALTGESRGYYADFARAPLAALAKTVTSAFFHDGTFSSFRGRTHGRPVDVSRTPAHRFVGYAQTHDQIGNRALGDRLASSLSPGLQACAAALVLTGPFTPMLFMGEEWGARTPWQFFTDHTDPELAEAVRNGRRREFGAHGWAEEEIPDPQDPATRDRSCLDWTEPEREPHARLLAWYRELIALRRTLPDLHDPDLASVKTAFDEDARWFAYRRGDLRVVVNLADEPAAIPLGHGRHRRSGGRVLAAWEPVEAPGPDGVLHLPPESCVVLADD encoded by the coding sequence ATGCAGTTCGAGGTGTGGGCCCCCGGGGCGGACTCGGTCGTGCTGGAGGCGGCGGAGGTCCGGTCCCCGATGGAGCGCGATCCGGGGCGCGAGGGGTGGTGGACGGCCGAGGCGGAGGCATCGGACGGGGACCGGTACGGCTTCCGGGTGGACGACGGGCCGCTGCTGCCGGACCCCCGCTCGCGGCGGCAGCCGGACGGGCCGGACGGGCCGAGCGCGGTCGTCGACCAGGCCGCCTACGCCTGGCGCACCGCGTGGGAGGGACGGCGGCTCAACCGTGCCGTGCTCTACGAGCTGCACGTGGGCACGTACACCCCGGAGGGCACCTTCGACGCGGCGGCGGCCCGGCTGGGCCATCTCGCCGAGCTGGGCGTCACCCATGTGTCGCTGATGCCCGTCTGCCCGTTCCCGGGCGTCAACGGCTGGGGATACGAGGGCGTCTCGCTGTGGGCGGTGCACGAGCCGTACGGCGGCCCCGAGGGGCTGAAGCGCTTTGTCGACACAGCACACGGGCTGGGGCTCGGGGTGGTCCTGGACGTCGTCCACAACCATCTGGGCCCCTCCGGCAACCACCTGCCCGCTTTCGGCCCGTACTTCACCGACACCCACCACACCCCGTGGGGCGCGGCGGTCAACCTGGACGCGCCCGGCTCCGACGAGGTGCGGGCGTTCCTGCTGGGCAGCGCGCTGGCCTGGCTGCGCGACTACCGGCTCGACGGGCTGCGCCTGGACGCGGTGCACGCGCTGGCCGACACCCGCGCGCTCACGTTCCTGGAGGAGCTGTCGACGGCGGTGGACGCGCTGGCCGCCGAGGTCGGCAGGCCGCTCGGGCTGATCGCCGAGTCCGATCTCTGCGACCCGCGCACCACGACGCCGCGCCCGGCGGGCGGCCTCGGGCTGCACGCCCAGTGGAACGACGACTTCCACCACGCCCTGCACACCGCGCTCACCGGCGAGTCCCGGGGCTACTACGCCGACTTCGCCCGCGCCCCGCTCGCCGCCCTCGCCAAGACGGTGACGTCGGCGTTCTTCCACGACGGGACCTTCTCCAGCTTCCGGGGCCGCACCCACGGCCGCCCGGTGGACGTGTCCCGCACCCCGGCACACCGCTTCGTCGGGTACGCGCAGACGCACGACCAGATCGGCAACCGGGCGCTGGGCGACCGGCTGGCCTCCTCCCTCTCCCCCGGCCTCCAGGCGTGCGCCGCCGCCCTCGTGCTGACCGGACCGTTCACCCCGATGCTGTTCATGGGTGAGGAGTGGGGGGCGCGCACCCCCTGGCAGTTCTTCACCGACCACACGGACCCGGAGCTGGCGGAGGCCGTACGCAACGGCAGACGGCGGGAGTTCGGGGCGCACGGTTGGGCGGAGGAGGAGATTCCCGACCCGCAGGACCCCGCGACGCGGGACCGCTCCTGCCTCGACTGGACCGAGCCGGAGCGCGAACCGCACGCACGGCTGCTCGCCTGGTACCGCGAACTCATCGCGCTGCGCCGCACGTTGCCCGATCTGCACGATCCCGATCTGGCGTCGGTGAAGACCGCGTTCGACGAGGACGCCCGGTGGTTCGCGTACCGCAGGGGGGACCTGCGGGTCGTGGTGAACCTGGCGGACGAGCCGGCCGCGATCCCGCTCGGCCACGGCCGCCACCGGCGTTCCGGCGGGCGGGTGCTGGCAGCCTGGGAGCCGGTGGAGGCGCCGGGGCCGGACGGGGTGCTGCACCTGCCGCCGGAGTCGTGCGTGGTGCTGGCGGACGACTGA
- a CDS encoding GH1 family beta-glucosidase encodes MTLPIFPPGFLWGASASAFQTEGAVDADGKGPSGWDAFAAQPGRIKDGTDTTRGTGFHARYREDVALLAGLGADAFRFSVSWPRVVPGGSGAVNADGLDFYDRLVDELCAHGITPAPTLYHWDTPLPLEEAGGWLHRDTAYRFAEYAGIVAERLADRVPMWITVNEPAEVTLLGYALGEHAPGRTLLFDALPAAHHQLLAHGLAVRALRAAGADNIGAAFSHAPVWTAGDTDEDRFGAELYDTLTNWLFADPVLTGRYPDESLAALMPGPAADDLKVISTPLDWYGVNYYNPTLVGAPRPEALETFSGFTMPAELPFGIREIEGYEKTGFGWPVVPEGLTEIITTLHTRYGDRLPPLYITENGCALEEPHADDRRIAYLESHLTALRAAMDAGVDVRGYFTWSLTDNVEWTEGASQRFGLVHIDYETLTRTPKKSYAWYADLIRAQKAGKRNPAAEKAYATPPE; translated from the coding sequence ATGACCCTGCCGATCTTCCCGCCCGGCTTCCTCTGGGGAGCCTCCGCCTCCGCCTTCCAGACCGAGGGGGCGGTCGACGCGGACGGCAAGGGCCCCTCCGGATGGGACGCCTTCGCCGCACAGCCGGGCCGGATCAAGGACGGCACGGACACCACCCGCGGCACCGGCTTCCACGCCCGCTACCGCGAGGACGTCGCCCTGCTCGCCGGGCTCGGGGCCGACGCCTTCCGGTTCTCCGTCAGCTGGCCCCGCGTGGTGCCCGGCGGCAGCGGAGCCGTCAACGCCGACGGGCTCGACTTCTACGACCGGCTCGTCGACGAGCTGTGCGCCCACGGCATCACCCCCGCCCCGACCCTCTACCACTGGGACACCCCGCTCCCGCTGGAGGAGGCCGGCGGCTGGCTCCACCGGGACACCGCCTACCGCTTCGCCGAGTACGCGGGCATCGTCGCCGAACGCCTCGCCGACCGGGTCCCGATGTGGATCACCGTCAACGAGCCGGCCGAGGTCACCCTGCTGGGCTACGCGCTCGGCGAGCACGCCCCCGGCCGCACCCTCCTCTTCGACGCCCTGCCCGCCGCCCACCACCAGCTCCTCGCCCACGGCCTCGCCGTCCGCGCCCTGCGCGCGGCGGGCGCGGACAACATCGGCGCGGCCTTCTCGCACGCCCCGGTCTGGACGGCGGGCGACACCGACGAGGACCGCTTCGGCGCGGAGCTGTACGACACCCTCACCAACTGGCTCTTCGCGGACCCCGTCCTCACCGGCCGCTATCCGGACGAGAGCCTCGCCGCCCTGATGCCCGGCCCGGCCGCGGACGACCTGAAGGTCATCTCCACCCCGCTCGACTGGTACGGCGTCAACTACTACAACCCCACCCTCGTCGGAGCTCCCCGCCCGGAGGCCCTGGAGACCTTCTCCGGCTTCACGATGCCCGCGGAACTCCCCTTCGGCATACGCGAGATCGAGGGGTACGAGAAGACCGGCTTCGGCTGGCCGGTGGTCCCCGAAGGGCTCACCGAGATCATCACCACGCTGCACACCCGCTACGGCGACCGCCTCCCGCCGCTCTACATCACCGAGAACGGCTGCGCCCTGGAGGAACCCCACGCCGACGACCGCCGCATCGCCTACCTGGAGAGCCACCTCACCGCCCTGCGCGCGGCGATGGACGCCGGGGTGGACGTACGCGGCTACTTCACCTGGTCCCTCACCGACAACGTCGAATGGACGGAGGGCGCCTCCCAGCGGTTCGGCCTGGTCCACATCGACTACGAGACCCTGACCCGCACGCCCAAGAAGTCCTACGCCTGGTATGCCGACCTGATCCGCGCCCAGAAGGCCGGGAAGCGGAATCCGGCGGCCGAAAAGGCTTACGCGACGCCCCCCGAGTGA
- a CDS encoding alpha-L-fucosidase, producing the protein MVASWWSRAQLGIFVHWTPASVPGWAPPHVPAAELPAAGRRAPLGWTSYAEWYENALRFPGSPVAAHHRATYGKRPYTEFGRDFEDGLATWDPTAWARAFREAGAGYAVLVTKHHDGFCLWPSGTKNPHRPGWHTTRDVVGEFAEAVRAEGLRFGVYYSGGLDWTFDDRPIGTAADMFSAVPRGGYPAYADAQLRELIRRYRPDILWNDIAWPASAQEIRSLVDFYRFTVPHGVVNDRLLPYAPHWRALTLPGAKALHTWWDRRTVARGEGFVPRTPPVFDFRTPEYARYDGSDPYEITRGVDHSFGYNRNSGPDAFIDRAALTSLVRDTAADGGNVLLNVGPRGEDATIPAEQRLRLEWLAEEAGALTPGGSVPG; encoded by the coding sequence ATGGTCGCTTCATGGTGGTCCCGCGCCCAACTGGGGATCTTCGTTCACTGGACACCCGCATCCGTCCCCGGCTGGGCCCCGCCCCACGTGCCCGCCGCCGAACTCCCGGCGGCGGGACGGCGTGCGCCGCTGGGCTGGACCTCGTACGCGGAGTGGTACGAGAACGCGCTCCGCTTCCCCGGCTCCCCGGTCGCCGCCCACCACCGCGCCACCTACGGGAAGCGCCCCTACACGGAGTTCGGCCGCGACTTCGAGGACGGGCTCGCCACCTGGGACCCGACCGCCTGGGCCCGCGCCTTCCGGGAGGCCGGGGCCGGATACGCGGTCCTCGTCACCAAGCACCACGACGGCTTCTGCCTCTGGCCCTCCGGGACGAAGAACCCGCACCGCCCCGGCTGGCACACCACCCGCGACGTGGTCGGTGAATTCGCCGAAGCCGTACGGGCCGAGGGCCTGCGCTTCGGCGTCTACTACTCCGGCGGACTCGACTGGACCTTCGACGACCGGCCCATCGGCACCGCCGCCGACATGTTCTCCGCCGTCCCGCGCGGCGGCTACCCCGCCTACGCGGACGCGCAGCTGCGCGAGCTGATCCGCCGGTACCGCCCCGACATCCTCTGGAACGACATCGCCTGGCCCGCCTCCGCCCAGGAGATCCGCTCGCTGGTCGACTTCTACCGGTTCACCGTTCCGCACGGTGTCGTCAACGACCGGCTGCTGCCCTACGCGCCGCACTGGCGGGCTCTGACCCTGCCCGGCGCCAAGGCGCTCCACACCTGGTGGGACCGCCGGACGGTGGCGCGGGGCGAGGGCTTCGTCCCGCGCACACCGCCCGTCTTCGACTTCCGCACCCCGGAGTACGCCCGCTACGACGGCTCCGATCCGTACGAGATCACCCGCGGCGTGGACCACAGCTTCGGCTACAACCGCAACTCCGGCCCGGACGCCTTCATCGACCGGGCGGCGCTGACCTCACTGGTCCGCGACACGGCGGCCGACGGCGGGAACGTGCTGCTCAACGTGGGACCGCGCGGCGAGGACGCGACGAT